In one Buchnera aphidicola (Uroleucon sonchi) genomic region, the following are encoded:
- the miaB gene encoding tRNA (N6-isopentenyl adenosine(37)-C2)-methylthiotransferase MiaB — MKYIYIKTWGCQMNEYDSSMIANLLQKEKKYLLTSSIEQADILILNTCSIREKAQEKLFHQLGRWKKMKNDNPKIIIAVGGCVATQEGKKIFKRANYVDIIFGTQTLHKLPDMISKIENNTNRIIDISFPKLEKFKYVSKPIKTKYTENVSIMEGCNKHCSFCIVPYTRGHELSRPCYDILYEISNLAKQGVREINLLGQNVNAYKGLTINGKICRFSELIRLVAKINGIDRIRFITSHPIEFTDDIIEVYKDTPKLVSFLHLPVQSGSNKILKLMKRLYTVEDYKLIIKKLKLVRPNIQISSDFIVGFPGESDQDFQQTIDLIEDINFDMSFSFIYSRRPKTPAAKMKDDISLQEKQKRLYILQNRINIQTMLWSRKMFGSTQSILVEGISNKNTTELFGRTENNRIVTFKGSPNMIGQFINLKINKIHTYSLKGELI, encoded by the coding sequence ATGAAATATATATATATTAAAACTTGGGGTTGTCAAATGAATGAATATGATTCATCTATGATAGCCAATCTATTACAAAAAGAAAAAAAATATCTACTTACCTCGTCAATAGAACAAGCTGATATTTTAATACTAAATACTTGTTCGATAAGAGAAAAAGCACAAGAAAAACTATTTCATCAACTTGGAAGATGGAAGAAGATGAAAAATGATAATCCAAAAATCATCATTGCAGTTGGTGGATGTGTTGCTACACAAGAAGGAAAAAAAATTTTTAAAAGAGCAAATTATGTAGACATTATATTTGGCACACAAACTTTACATAAATTACCAGATATGATTTCCAAAATTGAAAATAATACGAATCGTATTATAGATATTAGCTTTCCTAAATTAGAAAAATTTAAATACGTTTCAAAACCGATAAAAACAAAATACACCGAAAATGTATCTATTATGGAAGGATGTAATAAGCACTGTTCATTTTGTATTGTTCCATATACCCGAGGCCACGAGCTTAGTCGTCCATGTTATGATATATTATATGAAATATCAAATTTAGCAAAACAAGGTGTTAGAGAAATTAATTTATTAGGACAAAATGTTAATGCTTATAAAGGCTTAACTATTAATGGAAAAATTTGTCGTTTTTCAGAACTAATTAGATTAGTAGCAAAAATTAATGGAATTGATAGAATTCGATTTATTACTAGTCATCCAATCGAATTTACTGATGATATTATTGAAGTATATAAAGATACTCCAAAATTAGTTAGTTTCCTACATCTTCCTGTACAAAGTGGTTCTAATAAAATTCTGAAATTAATGAAAAGATTATATACAGTAGAAGACTATAAATTAATTATAAAAAAATTAAAACTAGTTAGGCCTAATATTCAAATTAGTTCTGATTTTATAGTAGGTTTTCCAGGAGAATCGGACCAAGATTTTCAACAAACCATAGATTTAATAGAAGATATTAATTTTGATATGAGCTTTAGTTTTATATATTCGAGACGACCTAAAACGCCTGCTGCAAAAATGAAAGATGATATTAGTCTGCAAGAAAAACAAAAACGTTTATATATTTTACAAAATCGTATTAATATACAAACAATGCTATGGAGTAGAAAAATGTTTGGAAGCACGCAATCAATTTTAGTAGAAGGAATTTCTAATAAAAATACTACCGAATTGTTTGGTCGAACAGAAAATAATAGAATTGTCACGTTTAAAGGATCACCAAATATGATAGGACAATTTATTAATTTAAAAATTAATAAAATTCATACATATTCATTGAAAGGTGAATTAATTTAA
- the ybeY gene encoding rRNA maturation RNase YbeY — translation MQNIIINLQKCCKNPQYIPKKTLFQRWIKNILNKKEIHIITIRVVDKKDIQKLNYIYRKINKPTNILAFPFNEFIKHNAKLLGDLVVCKSIIEQESYQYYKLLEAHWAHITIHGTLHLLGYDHKTKRQTNIMEQVENKIMASLNYPKPYI, via the coding sequence ATGCAAAATATTATTATTAATCTTCAAAAATGTTGTAAAAACCCTCAATATATACCAAAAAAAACACTTTTTCAAAGATGGATAAAAAATATTTTAAATAAAAAAGAAATTCATATTATTACTATTCGAGTAGTAGATAAAAAAGATATTCAAAAGTTGAATTATATTTATAGAAAAATTAATAAGCCAACAAATATTTTAGCATTTCCTTTTAATGAATTCATTAAACATAATGCTAAATTGTTAGGAGATTTAGTAGTATGCAAAAGTATTATAGAACAAGAGTCTTATCAATATTATAAATTACTAGAAGCGCATTGGGCTCATATTACTATACATGGTACGCTACATTTATTAGGATATGATCATAAGACAAAAAGACAAACAAATATTATGGAACAAGTAGAAAATAAAATTATGGCATCTTTAAATTATCCTAAACCATACATTTAA
- the corC gene encoding CNNM family magnesium/cobalt transport protein CorC (CorC(YbeX) belongs to the Cyclin M Mg2+ Exporter (CNNM) family, and was characterized as belonging to a set of three proteins, at least one of which must be present for CorA to function.) yields the protein MSDKNSQNCNKINKKGFFSILLNQIFHDEPKNREELLSLIRDSEQNELIDQDTCDMLEGVMHIVKKRIKDIMIPRTQMIILKLEFNLNQCLDIIIESAHSRFPVMSNDNTHVEGFLIAKDLLPFMKNSRKNFCIQSIIRPIVVVPESKYVDRMLKEFRATRNHMAIVIDEFGIVSGLVTIEDILELIVGEIDDEYDDIETLNIRRLKKSIFSVKALTEIKEFNTAFHANFKDDEVDTIGGLVMKAFGYLPIKGESINIDGYIFKISIADSRKVIQIHVTIPEHIIPILE from the coding sequence ATGAGTGATAAAAATTCTCAAAACTGTAATAAAATTAATAAAAAAGGTTTTTTTTCTATTTTATTAAATCAAATTTTTCATGATGAACCTAAAAATCGAGAAGAACTATTATCATTAATTCGTGACTCAGAACAAAATGAACTGATCGATCAAGATACTTGCGATATGCTAGAAGGTGTTATGCATATTGTGAAAAAAAGAATAAAAGATATCATGATTCCCAGAACACAAATGATTATATTAAAGTTAGAATTTAATTTAAATCAATGTTTAGATATTATTATTGAATCTGCTCATTCACGTTTTCCAGTTATGAGTAATGACAATACTCATGTTGAGGGTTTTTTAATTGCAAAAGATTTATTACCTTTTATGAAAAACTCAAGAAAAAATTTTTGTATTCAAAGTATTATAAGACCAATTGTTGTAGTACCAGAAAGTAAATATGTCGATAGAATGTTAAAAGAATTTCGAGCAACAAGAAATCATATGGCAATAGTAATAGATGAATTTGGAATAGTTTCAGGTTTAGTTACTATAGAAGATATTCTTGAATTAATTGTAGGAGAAATTGATGATGAATATGATGATATAGAAACATTAAATATTAGAAGATTAAAAAAATCTATTTTTTCTGTTAAAGCGCTTACAGAAATTAAAGAATTTAATACAGCTTTTCATGCTAATTTTAAAGATGATGAAGTAGATACTATTGGCGGGTTAGTTATGAAAGCATTTGGTTATCTACCAATTAAAGGAGAAAGCATTAATATTGATGGTTACATTTTTAAAATATCTATAGCAGATAGCCGAAAAGTAATACAAATACATGTAACTATTCCAGAACATATAATACCAATATTAGAATAA
- the leuS gene encoding leucine--tRNA ligase — protein sequence MELEYSPEKIEIYVQNFWNKNKTFQVKEDSQKEKYYCLPMWPYPSGKLHMGHVRNYTISDVIARYQRMLGKNVLQPMGWDAFGLPAEEAAIKNNTHPLYWTKKNIKYMKKQLQSLGFSYDWSREITTCEPKYYRWEQWFFTQLYKKNLVYKKNSLVNWCNYDKTVLANEQVINGCCWRCQNKIIIKKIPQWFIKIRKYAEELYQNLKTLTNWPENVKNMQKNWIGRLKGFQITLKIFNTLETLSAFIIRLDLIMGATYVSISTQHLLSKKLSQTDENIANFIKKYQYIKSESKNDFQYIGVNTNLFVNHPITEKKIPVWITNFTDIEYGTNAVLSIPGHNKYDWHFAVKNNLKIKYVVFNSKIDARVLNSFTSYIDIKGVLFNSKEFNGLNFDNATKKIKKILLEKKILEKKIHYKLQDWCISRQRYWGTPIPMATLNNGQIISIPEDQLPVILPNITNNINLLKINHNTNSEWIKVTINNQVAIRETDTFDTFIESSWYYARYTCPNFHAGMIDPILSKYWLPIDQYIGGIEHATMHLIYFRFFHKLLRDFKFVDIDEPVINLLCQGMVLSEAFYEIDQNSQKIWLNPNMVEIKRNIKGEITQAYNQKGKKIVYAGMIKMSKSKNNGIEPELMIKRYGADTIRLFIMFAAPVESTLEWKESGVKGIHRFLKKLWILIFNYINLKKILNENISFSCFNDKQNELRYQLHKTIFKVSDDMGRRKTFNTAISTIMKFVNKLSKASMSSYQDQYIMRESLTCIIKMLYPFIPHFCFVVWNYFDKNTLIDHEKWPLFKKEILFKRNNIIIVQVNGKVRCTIKILNDNLTQEEILLYAKNQNNIKKYLKNVHIKKTIYIPNKIINFVI from the coding sequence ATGGAACTAGAATATTCACCAGAAAAAATAGAAATATATGTACAAAATTTTTGGAACAAAAATAAAACTTTTCAAGTTAAAGAAGATTCTCAAAAAGAAAAATATTACTGTCTTCCTATGTGGCCATATCCTTCTGGAAAATTACACATGGGTCATGTAAGAAATTATACTATTAGTGATGTTATTGCTCGCTACCAAAGAATGTTAGGAAAAAATGTTTTACAACCTATGGGTTGGGATGCTTTTGGTTTACCTGCTGAAGAAGCGGCAATTAAAAATAATACTCATCCTCTCTATTGGACTAAAAAAAATATTAAATATATGAAAAAACAACTGCAATCATTAGGTTTTAGTTATGATTGGAGTCGAGAAATTACTACATGTGAACCAAAATATTATCGTTGGGAACAATGGTTTTTTACTCAATTATATAAAAAAAATCTAGTCTATAAAAAAAATAGTTTAGTAAACTGGTGTAATTATGATAAAACAGTCTTAGCTAATGAACAAGTAATTAATGGTTGTTGTTGGAGATGTCAAAATAAAATTATTATTAAGAAAATTCCACAGTGGTTTATAAAAATTAGGAAGTATGCTGAAGAATTATATCAAAATTTAAAAACATTGACTAATTGGCCTGAAAATGTAAAAAATATGCAAAAAAATTGGATTGGAAGATTAAAAGGATTTCAAATTACTCTGAAAATTTTTAATACTCTTGAAACATTGTCAGCATTTATCATCAGATTAGATTTAATTATGGGAGCTACATATGTTTCAATATCTACTCAACATCTATTATCAAAAAAGTTATCTCAAACAGATGAAAATATTGCAAATTTTATAAAAAAATATCAATATATTAAATCAGAGTCAAAAAATGATTTTCAATATATAGGAGTAAATACCAATTTGTTTGTTAATCATCCTATTACAGAAAAAAAAATACCTGTTTGGATAACTAATTTTACTGATATAGAATATGGTACTAATGCAGTATTATCTATTCCTGGACATAACAAATATGATTGGCATTTTGCAGTAAAAAATAATTTAAAAATTAAATATGTTGTATTCAATTCTAAAATTGATGCTCGAGTATTAAATTCGTTTACGTCATATATTGATATAAAAGGTGTATTATTTAATTCTAAAGAATTTAATGGATTAAATTTTGACAACGCTACTAAAAAAATAAAAAAAATATTATTAGAAAAAAAAATATTAGAAAAAAAAATTCATTATAAATTACAAGACTGGTGTATATCAAGACAGCGTTATTGGGGCACTCCCATTCCTATGGCAACATTAAATAATGGTCAAATAATTTCTATACCAGAAGATCAATTACCAGTTATTTTACCAAACATAACAAATAATATTAATTTATTAAAAATAAATCATAATACTAATTCAGAGTGGATAAAAGTTACTATTAATAATCAAGTTGCTATTAGAGAAACAGATACTTTTGACACATTTATAGAATCATCTTGGTATTACGCAAGATATACTTGTCCAAATTTTCATGCTGGTATGATTGATCCTATTTTATCAAAATATTGGTTACCTATAGATCAATATATTGGCGGAATTGAACATGCAACTATGCATTTAATATATTTTAGATTTTTTCATAAATTATTACGTGATTTTAAATTCGTTGATATTGATGAACCTGTAATAAATTTACTGTGCCAAGGTATGGTTTTATCAGAAGCTTTTTATGAAATAGATCAAAATTCTCAAAAAATTTGGTTAAATCCTAATATGGTGGAAATAAAACGTAATATAAAAGGAGAAATTACACAAGCATATAATCAAAAAGGAAAAAAAATAGTTTACGCCGGCATGATTAAAATGTCTAAATCAAAAAATAATGGAATTGAACCAGAATTAATGATTAAACGTTATGGCGCAGATACAATTCGATTATTTATTATGTTTGCTGCTCCTGTAGAGTCTACATTAGAATGGAAAGAATCTGGTGTGAAAGGTATACATCGTTTTTTAAAAAAACTTTGGATATTAATTTTTAATTATATTAATCTTAAAAAGATTCTTAATGAAAACATAAGCTTTTCTTGTTTCAATGATAAACAAAATGAATTAAGATATCAACTACACAAGACTATATTTAAAGTATCTGACGACATGGGTCGTAGAAAAACATTTAATACTGCTATTTCTACAATCATGAAATTTGTTAATAAATTATCCAAAGCATCTATGAGTTCATATCAAGATCAATATATTATGAGAGAATCTTTAACTTGCATTATTAAAATGCTTTATCCGTTTATACCTCATTTTTGTTTTGTTGTTTGGAATTATTTTGATAAAAATACTTTAATTGATCATGAGAAATGGCCTCTTTTTAAAAAAGAGATACTATTTAAACGAAATAATATTATTATTGTACAAGTAAACGGAAAAGTAAGATGTACTATAAAAATATTAAACGATAATTTAACTCAAGAAGAAATTTTATTGTATGCAAAAAATCAAAATAACATTAAGAAATATTTAAAGAATGTTCATATAAAAAAAACTATATATATTCCAAACAAAATCATTAACTTTGTCATATAA
- the holA gene encoding DNA polymerase III subunit delta, which produces MCTTKNIHVYELKKYLHQKLHNIYVLLGENNSLLKKNQNIIQQFAFKKGFINTITIDIEKNQDWEKVILTYKIRNLFFQKTILVINLLIKNINTFIFKKIYKIFNLFNSDILTILKFHHLSNIIKNSIFFKNFQKKNYIISCYTPYNIDFILWIKYEIKERNIKMSKQAFLLLCKYYDGNTLYILNVLDMIFITFPNTYIELEMIKQIIVHFLDYSSLNWINYIFQFKTQKAISILSLFSKKKYNPLILVRSLQIDLTKLVYIKREKNININQLLKKHNICTIRHKFFIHAIHKINYFNLLKAITILLKIEINIKNNYNHFIWYQLKELTLTLNHAN; this is translated from the coding sequence ATGTGTACAACAAAAAATATACATGTATATGAATTAAAAAAATATTTACATCAAAAATTGCATAATATTTATGTTTTGTTAGGGGAAAATAATTCTTTATTAAAGAAAAATCAAAATATAATACAACAATTTGCATTTAAAAAAGGGTTTATAAATACTATTACAATAGACATAGAAAAAAATCAAGATTGGGAAAAAGTTATTTTAACTTATAAAATAAGAAATTTGTTTTTTCAAAAAACTATTTTAGTAATCAACTTGCTTATTAAGAATATAAACACTTTTATATTCAAAAAAATATATAAAATATTCAATTTATTCAATTCAGATATTTTAACAATATTAAAATTTCACCATTTATCAAATATTATAAAAAATTCAATATTTTTTAAAAATTTTCAAAAAAAAAATTATATTATTTCGTGTTATACTCCATATAACATTGATTTTATATTATGGATTAAATATGAAATAAAAGAAAGAAATATAAAAATGTCAAAGCAAGCATTTTTATTATTATGCAAATATTATGATGGCAATACTTTATATATATTAAACGTATTAGATATGATTTTCATCACTTTTCCTAATACTTATATCGAACTTGAGATGATTAAACAAATTATCGTGCATTTTCTTGATTATTCATCATTAAATTGGATTAATTATATCTTTCAATTTAAAACACAAAAAGCTATATCTATATTATCTCTTTTTTCTAAAAAAAAATATAATCCTTTAATTTTAGTGCGTTCTTTACAAATAGATTTAACTAAACTGGTTTATATTAAACGTGAAAAAAATATAAACATCAATCAATTATTAAAAAAACATAACATATGTACTATAAGGCATAAATTTTTTATTCATGCTATTCATAAAATAAATTATTTCAATTTATTAAAAGCAATAACAATTCTTCTAAAAATAGAAATAAATATTAAAAATAATTATAATCATTTTATATGGTATCAGCTAAAAGAACTGACTTTAACACTTAATCATGCAAATTAA
- the nadD gene encoding nicotinate-nucleotide adenylyltransferase, which yields MKKVYGIFGGNFDPIHYGHIYLAKKLRELVCIDKIIFLPNHYPPHRTRTQTSIVDKINMIKLAIHKYPSFQISYLEAYANHICYTVDTLKKIRKKINYSTSLCFIIGEDHLNTLHLWKNWKQILFYVHLIICPRNYKKKNQLTNFINSHIIHNFHLLHQKSFGYIFFANIPLFDVSSTQIRKNYSLKKNCNTLLPKNVNDYILLKQLYL from the coding sequence ATGAAAAAAGTATATGGAATTTTTGGAGGAAATTTTGACCCTATTCATTATGGTCATATTTATTTAGCTAAAAAGTTAAGAGAATTAGTGTGTATAGATAAAATCATATTTCTACCTAATCATTATCCTCCTCATCGTACACGTACTCAAACATCTATAGTAGATAAAATTAATATGATTAAACTTGCTATTCATAAATATCCTTCATTTCAAATAAGTTATTTAGAAGCATACGCTAATCATATTTGTTATACAGTAGATACACTAAAAAAAATTAGAAAAAAAATCAATTATTCAACATCATTATGTTTTATAATAGGAGAAGATCATTTAAATACTTTGCATCTTTGGAAAAACTGGAAACAAATATTATTCTATGTGCATTTGATAATTTGTCCTAGAAATTATAAAAAAAAAAATCAATTAACAAATTTTATTAATTCTCATATTATTCATAATTTTCATTTACTTCATCAAAAATCTTTTGGTTATATTTTTTTTGCTAATATACCTTTATTTGATGTTTCTTCTACTCAAATTAGAAAAAATTATTCTCTAAAAAAAAACTGCAATACTCTTTTACCTAAAAACGTAAATGATTATATTTTATTAAAACAATTATACTTATAA
- the tusA gene encoding sulfurtransferase TusA has protein sequence MKKNIKLNLIGLRCPEPIMIIRKTLRDINLHDNILVLSDDPTTQRDIPHFCHFMDHKLLKYEIKDKLYLYLLKKGL, from the coding sequence ATGAAAAAAAATATTAAATTAAATTTAATTGGTTTAAGATGTCCTGAGCCCATTATGATAATTAGAAAAACACTTCGAGATATCAATCTTCATGATAATATATTAGTTTTATCTGATGATCCTACAACTCAAAGAGATATTCCACATTTTTGTCATTTTATGGATCATAAATTGTTAAAATATGAAATAAAAGATAAATTATATTTATATTTATTAAAAAAAGGATTATAG
- the asd gene encoding aspartate-semialdehyde dehydrogenase, producing the protein MKIVGLVGWRGIVGSVLLQRMQEENDLLNITPVFFSTSQFGQYGPVINNISYDILKNAYDINSLKNMDIIITCQGSEYTNQVYPKLRQKNWKGYWIDASSALRMENDSIIILDPINYDMIISSIKKGIKTFVGGNCTVSLMLMALGGLFKQKLIKWITVSTYQAASGAGARHIIELLNQMGALYSTVQKDLLNNLTAILDIEKKVTNMSRSSNFPTDYFSVPLAGSVIPWIDKKINTGQSREEWKAHAEAQKILGYNNFTIESLCIRIGAIRCHSQTFFIKLTQELSLRNIEDIIKQHNQWVNVVPNNISDTLLKLTPAAVTNTLNIPIGRLRLLNIGKKYLSAFTVGDQLLWGAAEPLRRMLNLLINY; encoded by the coding sequence ATGAAAATTGTAGGTTTAGTAGGTTGGCGTGGTATAGTTGGATCGGTATTATTACAGAGAATGCAAGAAGAAAATGATTTATTAAATATTACCCCTGTATTTTTTTCAACATCTCAATTTGGTCAATATGGTCCTGTAATCAATAATATATCGTATGATATTTTAAAAAATGCTTATGATATTAATTCTCTTAAAAATATGGATATTATTATTACATGTCAAGGAAGTGAATATACCAATCAAGTATACCCCAAGTTAAGACAAAAAAATTGGAAAGGTTATTGGATAGACGCTTCTTCGGCTTTACGAATGGAAAACGATTCTATAATTATATTAGATCCAATAAATTATGATATGATTATAAGTTCTATTAAAAAAGGTATTAAAACATTTGTTGGTGGTAATTGTACAGTAAGTTTAATGCTTATGGCATTAGGCGGTTTATTTAAGCAAAAATTAATTAAATGGATAACTGTATCAACTTACCAGGCTGCATCGGGGGCAGGAGCTCGTCATATAATAGAATTATTAAATCAAATGGGTGCATTATATAGCACTGTTCAAAAAGATTTATTAAATAATTTAACTGCAATTTTAGATATTGAAAAGAAAGTGACTAATATGTCACGTAGTTCTAATTTTCCTACAGATTATTTTTCTGTTCCATTAGCAGGAAGTGTAATTCCTTGGATTGATAAAAAAATAAATACAGGTCAAAGTCGTGAGGAATGGAAAGCACATGCTGAAGCTCAAAAAATATTAGGATATAATAACTTTACCATTGAAAGTTTATGTATACGTATAGGAGCAATTCGCTGTCATAGTCAAACGTTTTTTATAAAGTTAACACAAGAACTATCTTTAAGAAATATTGAAGATATTATTAAACAACATAATCAATGGGTCAACGTCGTCCCAAATAATATATCAGATACATTATTAAAATTAACTCCAGCAGCTGTAACGAATACGCTCAATATACCAATAGGTCGTTTAAGACTATTAAATATAGGAAAAAAATATTTATCTGCTTTTACTGTTGGAGATCAACTATTATGGGGGGCAGCAGAGCCTTTAAGACGTATGTTAAATTTATTAATTAATTATTAA
- a CDS encoding YhgN family NAAT transporter, with product MTEIISTTILLILIMDPLGNLPIFVTVLKHLNEKRRKIIVIREMIIALFIMLLFLFFGEKILTILNLKTETVSISGGIILFLISIKMIFPSETGKNNNISSYEEPFLVPLAMPLIAGPSLLATLMLLSHQYLYHMFYLVISLLIAWFFTIVVLLLSNVFLKIFGKKSVNALERLMGLILIMLSTQMFLDGIKVWLKN from the coding sequence ATGACCGAAATTATCTCTACAACTATATTATTAATTCTTATTATGGATCCGTTAGGTAATTTACCAATTTTTGTAACAGTTTTGAAGCATTTAAATGAAAAAAGAAGAAAGATTATAGTTATACGTGAAATGATTATAGCATTATTTATTATGCTATTATTTTTATTTTTTGGAGAAAAAATCTTAACAATTTTAAATTTAAAAACTGAAACTGTTTCAATATCTGGAGGAATTATTTTATTCTTAATTTCTATTAAAATGATTTTTCCTTCTGAAACTGGAAAAAATAATAATATTTCTTCATATGAAGAGCCATTTTTAGTACCTTTAGCAATGCCATTAATTGCAGGCCCATCTTTATTGGCTACTCTTATGTTATTATCACATCAATATTTATATCACATGTTTTATCTAGTGATATCATTGTTAATTGCATGGTTTTTTACAATTGTAGTATTATTGTTATCTAATGTATTTTTAAAAATTTTTGGTAAAAAAAGTGTAAATGCGTTAGAACGCCTAATGGGATTAATATTAATTATGCTATCTACTCAAATGTTTTTAGATGGTATAAAAGTATGGTTAAAAAATTAA
- a CDS encoding phosphoglycerate kinase, producing MTINTIAQININNKRVLIRCDLNVPIENGIIQSDARILAALPTIELALQKNAKVIIMSHLGRPKEGLYTKKYSLFPIFEYFKKKFSNTKIYFSNNFLKDISLKAGEIAILENVRFNPGELNNSVILSKKYADLCDIFIMDAFASAHRKQSSTYGIGKFVKIACAGLLLIKEIDALKNALKNPKRPMVAIVGGSKVSTKFNVLHTLSKIADTIIVGGGIANTFLAIDHNIGKSLHEPNFIFEAKKLRDKYNIITPIDSRVGKKFCKTEKSTIKLTSNILKDEEIMDIGDQTIQKILNILKNAQTIIWNGPVGVFEFPYFRVGTEMIAKTIANSNAFSIAGGGDTLSVIDMFNIHNNISYISTGGGAFLEFIENNTLPVIKMLEKNFKNILYKKA from the coding sequence ATGACTATAAACACAATAGCTCAAATTAATATAAATAATAAAAGAGTTTTAATACGATGTGATTTAAATGTTCCAATAGAAAATGGAATTATTCAATCTGATGCAAGAATATTAGCAGCATTACCTACTATTGAATTAGCTCTTCAAAAAAATGCTAAAGTCATTATCATGTCTCATTTAGGAAGACCTAAAGAAGGATTATATACAAAAAAATATTCTTTATTTCCTATTTTTGAATATTTTAAAAAAAAATTTAGTAATACTAAAATATACTTTTCTAATAATTTTTTAAAAGATATTTCATTGAAAGCAGGAGAAATTGCTATTTTAGAAAATGTTCGTTTTAATCCAGGAGAATTAAATAATAGCGTAATACTATCTAAAAAATATGCTGATCTTTGCGATATATTTATAATGGATGCTTTTGCTAGTGCTCATAGAAAACAATCATCTACTTATGGAATTGGTAAATTTGTTAAAATTGCATGTGCTGGACTTCTTTTGATCAAAGAAATCGATGCTTTAAAAAACGCATTAAAAAATCCAAAACGTCCTATGGTGGCAATAGTAGGTGGATCAAAAGTATCAACTAAATTTAATGTATTACATACATTATCTAAAATTGCAGATACAATTATTGTTGGAGGAGGAATTGCAAATACTTTTTTAGCTATTGATCATAATATTGGAAAATCGTTACATGAACCAAATTTTATATTTGAAGCTAAAAAATTACGTGATAAATATAATATTATCACACCAATTGATTCTCGTGTTGGAAAAAAATTTTGTAAAACAGAAAAATCAACAATAAAATTAACTTCTAATATTTTAAAAGATGAAGAAATCATGGATATTGGCGATCAAACTATTCAAAAAATTTTAAATATTCTTAAAAATGCTCAAACGATTATTTGGAATGGACCAGTTGGAGTATTTGAGTTTCCATATTTTAGAGTAGGAACTGAAATGATTGCTAAAACAATTGCGAATAGTAATGCTTTTTCTATAGCTGGAGGAGGAGACACCTTATCTGTTATTGATATGTTTAACATTCATAATAATATTTCTTATATTTCTACTGGAGGAGGAGCATTTTTAGAATTTATAGAAAACAATACATTGCCTGTAATAAAAATGTTAGAAAAAAATTTTAAAAACATATTATATAAAAAAGCATAG